One part of the Parasphingorhabdus sp. SCSIO 66989 genome encodes these proteins:
- a CDS encoding lytic murein transglycosylase, which yields MNFTTFILRRSRFSRTSSAASKPIGRIAKVAALSIVALGTSASGQSSETFNSYLPKLLAQSRQAGVSQATLDRVAPTISLSESALRIERRARGGGGGPNRRIPPFTGSDEQRAIIGKRAKGQSKYLQLRPIFDRIKRDTGVPAGVILAIYGKESNFGSYTGNFDIPSVLASLAYEGRRRELFSGEFIAAMKMIDRGVPRSRLTGSFAGAMGKPQFLPSVYLRLAADGNGDGEADIWNSEADAMVSIANYLSNAGWRRGESWGMAVSVPSSLDRDAVANHTVPQRCPRVFARHSEWKTVAEWRALGVLPKSAKRLDDGVLTTLLEPDFEGKTAYLLTGNYRAILDYNCSNFYALSVGLLADEIAG from the coding sequence ATGAACTTCACGACATTTATCCTTCGCCGTTCGCGTTTTTCCCGCACTAGCTCTGCTGCGTCAAAGCCTATCGGCCGCATTGCCAAGGTCGCGGCCTTGTCTATCGTGGCTCTGGGCACCAGCGCTTCAGGGCAATCCAGCGAGACTTTCAACAGCTACCTCCCCAAATTGCTGGCACAGTCGCGCCAGGCGGGTGTGTCGCAGGCGACGCTGGATCGGGTGGCGCCGACGATCAGCCTCAGCGAATCGGCTCTGCGTATCGAGCGGCGTGCCAGAGGCGGGGGAGGTGGCCCCAACCGGCGCATTCCGCCCTTTACCGGATCGGACGAACAGCGGGCGATTATTGGCAAGCGCGCCAAGGGGCAGTCCAAATATCTCCAACTGCGCCCGATATTTGACCGCATCAAACGTGACACGGGGGTTCCTGCCGGCGTGATCCTGGCGATCTATGGCAAGGAAAGCAATTTCGGCAGCTATACCGGCAATTTTGATATCCCAAGCGTGCTTGCTTCGCTGGCTTATGAAGGCCGTCGGCGCGAACTCTTCTCGGGCGAATTTATCGCAGCGATGAAGATGATTGATCGCGGCGTACCGCGCAGCCGCCTGACCGGCAGTTTTGCCGGTGCCATGGGCAAACCGCAATTCCTGCCGTCAGTTTACTTGAGGCTGGCGGCAGATGGTAATGGCGATGGCGAGGCGGATATCTGGAACAGCGAGGCCGATGCCATGGTCTCGATCGCCAATTATCTCAGCAATGCCGGATGGCGACGCGGTGAAAGCTGGGGAATGGCTGTTTCGGTTCCCTCCAGTCTGGACCGGGACGCCGTTGCCAATCACACCGTTCCACAGCGCTGCCCGCGCGTCTTTGCACGGCATAGCGAATGGAAAACAGTCGCTGAATGGCGCGCTTTGGGGGTTTTGCCCAAATCGGCAAAGCGTCTGGACGATGGCGTTTTGACCACTTTATTGGAACCTGATTTCGAAGGCAAAACAGCCTATTTGCTCACAGGGAATTATCGTGCCATATTGGACTATAATTGCTCCAATTTCTATGCATTATCTGTGGGATTGCTAGCCGATGAGATTGCAGGTTGA
- a CDS encoding septal ring lytic transglycosylase RlpA family protein, whose product MPPAPSGTAPIAGVSDTPVKIGTPYEVGGKEYVPADTMDYDEVGYASWYGDEFANKPTANGENYVPAGISAAHKTLPLPSYAEVTALETGRTILVRINDRGPFAKDRIIDLSRGAADQLGITDQGVAGVRVRRVFPPETDRALLRSGRSAYARPVTSDGLLNVLRKKLGLMPKPVAPVQQTAAAETPPAAAPVTRAKPANNGRFIVEGEGASPVTNPKPQYWSGPARTTLPTGFMVQVAAFGSKARADALASKLGAKVYASSDSNIWRVRYGPYSSATDAQSGLQRARQNGYSDAKVIRADR is encoded by the coding sequence TTGCCACCCGCACCAAGCGGCACCGCACCGATAGCCGGTGTCAGTGATACGCCGGTTAAAATCGGCACTCCCTATGAGGTCGGCGGCAAGGAATATGTGCCGGCCGACACGATGGATTATGACGAGGTCGGCTATGCCAGCTGGTATGGCGATGAATTTGCCAACAAGCCCACCGCCAATGGCGAGAATTATGTTCCTGCAGGTATCAGCGCGGCACACAAAACCCTGCCTTTGCCCAGCTATGCCGAGGTAACCGCGCTGGAGACAGGTCGCACGATATTGGTGCGTATCAATGACCGGGGGCCTTTTGCCAAAGACCGGATCATCGATTTATCGCGCGGTGCTGCGGATCAGCTTGGTATAACCGATCAGGGCGTTGCCGGGGTCCGCGTCCGCCGTGTGTTTCCGCCCGAGACTGATCGCGCCTTGCTGCGCAGCGGACGGTCCGCTTATGCACGTCCGGTAACCTCGGATGGTTTGCTCAATGTCCTGCGTAAAAAGCTGGGCCTGATGCCGAAACCGGTCGCTCCCGTTCAACAGACAGCAGCAGCGGAAACTCCGCCGGCTGCCGCCCCGGTGACTCGCGCCAAGCCTGCCAATAATGGCCGCTTTATCGTGGAAGGGGAGGGCGCTTCTCCAGTGACGAACCCCAAGCCGCAATATTGGAGCGGTCCGGCACGAACGACCTTACCCACAGGCTTTATGGTTCAGGTTGCGGCCTTTGGATCCAAGGCGCGTGCCGACGCTCTGGCCAGCAAATTGGGCGCTAAAGTCTATGCCAGCAGTGACAGCAATATATGGCGGGTTCGATATGGGCCATATTCCTCTGCCACAGACGCGCAAAGCGGCTTGCAACGGGCGAGGCAAAATGGCTATTCGGATGCGAAAGTAATCCGCGCCGACCGCTAG
- a CDS encoding D-alanyl-D-alanine carboxypeptidase family protein: MKMIRTLSLTASACALFGTAVFAANPSYDSNAPIAYLTDLSSGAVLLDKDADRKIPPASMAKMMTVYVAFDLVKKGELSLEDNFTVQNSTWQKWNNQGSTMFLKAGQKVSVGDLLHGIITLSGNDACVVLAEGIAGTEPAFVDMMNDTAARIGMKNSRFGNSNGWPDEGRTLVTARDLAKLGARSVMDFPDLYTEFYGQESFSWNGITQQNRNPIIGRINGADGLKTGHTEEAGFGFAGTAEQNGRRLMMVVAGLDTYNGRIEESVKLLNWGFRSWKSEPLFAAGDIIGDAQVQLGSSRSVPLVAPRNLAVTLPRRGGEYSMKIVYDGPVKAPFKAGANIASLVITPEEGKPQILPLAAGETVEEAGFFLRIWNGIAALFGA, from the coding sequence ATGAAAATGATCCGTACCTTGTCGCTCACTGCCTCTGCATGTGCGCTATTTGGCACTGCGGTATTTGCTGCCAATCCCAGTTATGACAGCAACGCGCCTATCGCTTATCTGACTGATCTGTCATCGGGCGCAGTGCTGCTGGACAAGGATGCAGACCGCAAGATTCCGCCTGCGTCTATGGCCAAAATGATGACGGTCTATGTCGCTTTTGACCTGGTAAAAAAGGGCGAACTGTCACTGGAAGATAATTTCACCGTTCAGAACAGCACCTGGCAGAAATGGAACAATCAGGGCTCGACCATGTTCCTCAAGGCTGGACAGAAGGTCTCTGTTGGCGATCTGCTACATGGCATCATCACGCTTTCGGGCAATGATGCCTGTGTCGTTCTGGCCGAGGGGATTGCCGGGACCGAGCCAGCCTTTGTCGATATGATGAATGATACTGCAGCGCGTATCGGCATGAAGAACAGCCGTTTTGGCAACAGCAATGGCTGGCCTGATGAAGGGCGGACATTGGTAACCGCGCGTGATCTGGCGAAGCTGGGCGCGCGCAGCGTGATGGATTTCCCCGATCTCTATACCGAGTTTTATGGGCAGGAGAGCTTTAGCTGGAACGGTATAACCCAGCAGAACCGCAATCCGATCATCGGTAGGATCAACGGTGCGGATGGCCTGAAAACCGGTCATACCGAGGAAGCAGGCTTTGGCTTTGCCGGAACTGCTGAACAGAATGGCCGTCGGCTGATGATGGTGGTGGCGGGGCTTGATACCTATAACGGCCGGATTGAGGAGTCAGTAAAGCTGCTCAATTGGGGCTTTCGCTCATGGAAGAGCGAGCCGCTATTTGCCGCCGGCGATATCATTGGCGATGCGCAGGTTCAGCTTGGCAGTTCGCGTTCGGTGCCGCTAGTGGCGCCGCGCAATCTGGCGGTAACCCTGCCGCGACGCGGCGGCGAATACAGCATGAAGATCGTTTATGATGGCCCGGTCAAAGCGCCTTTCAAGGCGGGCGCCAATATTGCCTCGTTGGTGATTACGCCGGAAGAGGGCAAGCCGCAGATATTGCCGCTGGCTGCTGGCGAGACGGTAGAAGAAGCGGGCTTCTTCTTGCGCATCTGGAACGGTATTGCCGCGCTGTTCGGCGCATGA
- the tmk gene encoding dTMP kinase: MPVVPFIAFEGGEGAGKSTQIKLLSEMLKADGIGHIVTREPGGTPAAEAIRELLLSGADERWNARSEALLFAAARADHVARVIRPTIAAGQWVLCDRFVDSSRAYQSAGEGLDDDAIMQLHAIGSEGLLPDLTILLEISQDAAAERIRARDGDDHDRFQRRDTDFHKQVAEAFHQFAEAEPDRFLVISAEQSPEDVHAEICGYLVKKGLVTS, from the coding sequence TTGCCAGTAGTCCCTTTTATTGCTTTTGAAGGCGGTGAGGGCGCTGGTAAATCAACCCAGATAAAGCTTTTAAGTGAGATGCTTAAGGCGGACGGTATTGGCCATATCGTGACCCGTGAGCCGGGCGGAACCCCTGCGGCCGAAGCCATACGCGAATTACTCCTGTCCGGTGCCGACGAACGCTGGAACGCCCGCAGTGAGGCGTTGCTGTTTGCTGCGGCCCGCGCCGATCATGTGGCTCGGGTTATCCGTCCTACCATCGCTGCGGGGCAATGGGTGCTGTGTGACCGTTTCGTCGACAGCAGCCGCGCCTATCAGAGTGCAGGGGAGGGGCTGGATGACGATGCCATCATGCAGCTTCATGCCATCGGCAGTGAAGGGCTATTGCCCGACCTCACTATCCTCTTGGAGATTTCGCAGGATGCAGCAGCAGAACGCATCCGCGCCCGCGACGGCGATGATCATGATCGTTTCCAGCGGCGTGATACGGATTTTCACAAGCAGGTTGCAGAAGCGTTTCACCAATTTGCCGAGGCTGAGCCTGATCGTTTTCTGGTGATCAGCGCTGAGCAGAGTCCGGAAGATGTCCATGCTGAAATTTGCGGATATCTGGTGAAGAAGGGCCTGGTGACGTCATGA
- a CDS encoding AAA family ATPase, with the protein MTPLIGHSANQRQFLAAIASGKMHHGWILAGPEGLGKHLFARHAATQLLAPDGPISDDLFDINALPKPQLQMIDSKTHPDCHELEREPKNDTERKKQEKGQDYERRRNIRIDQVRALQQRFVTRPSLSDHRVVIIDAVDDLERNAANALLKSLEEPPANTVFLLISHSPGRLLPTIRSRCLMMRFHPLAMEEMQQAIVVMQPDLNPAQFEALLKAAGGIPGNITGLLDADIGKLLQTVQRILQQGDRDHQQRLALASLLSGKGAAERVGAFLARLPKILADHARTSQGARRMAAIDARSEVEQLASELPRYNYDPQTLVFRIGGLLASVAATSDG; encoded by the coding sequence ATGACACCGCTAATCGGCCATAGCGCCAATCAACGGCAGTTTTTGGCGGCTATTGCCAGCGGCAAGATGCATCATGGCTGGATTTTGGCGGGGCCGGAAGGCTTGGGCAAACATCTCTTCGCCCGCCACGCCGCGACGCAGCTATTGGCGCCTGATGGTCCTATTTCTGATGACCTGTTCGATATCAACGCCCTGCCAAAACCGCAGTTGCAGATGATCGACAGCAAAACCCATCCCGATTGTCACGAGCTAGAGCGCGAGCCGAAAAACGACACTGAGCGCAAAAAACAGGAAAAGGGGCAGGATTATGAGCGCCGCCGCAATATCCGTATCGATCAGGTGCGGGCGTTGCAGCAGCGCTTTGTCACCCGGCCCAGCCTGTCCGACCATCGGGTTGTGATCATTGATGCCGTCGATGATCTGGAACGCAATGCCGCCAATGCCCTTTTGAAATCGCTTGAAGAACCGCCTGCCAATACGGTGTTCCTGCTGATCTCGCATAGTCCGGGCCGGTTACTGCCCACCATACGCTCGCGCTGTCTGATGATGCGGTTTCATCCCTTGGCAATGGAGGAAATGCAGCAGGCCATTGTCGTGATGCAGCCCGACCTCAACCCCGCACAATTTGAGGCCCTGTTAAAGGCTGCTGGCGGGATACCGGGCAATATTACCGGCTTGCTCGATGCCGACATTGGAAAGCTGCTGCAAACCGTCCAAAGGATCTTGCAGCAGGGCGACAGGGATCATCAGCAACGCCTTGCGCTCGCCTCATTGCTCTCAGGAAAAGGCGCGGCCGAGCGGGTAGGAGCCTTTCTGGCGCGTCTGCCGAAAATTCTTGCCGATCATGCCCGTACCAGCCAGGGCGCGCGTCGAATGGCGGCTATCGACGCCCGCAGCGAGGTTGAACAGCTTGCATCCGAGCTTCCGCGCTATAATTATGACCCACAGACACTGGTTTTTCGCATAGGTGGCTTGCTGGCATCGGTCGCGGCGACTAGTGACGGCTGA
- the metG gene encoding methionine--tRNA ligase, whose amino-acid sequence MSEPFYITTAISYPNGAPHIGHAYEAIATDAIARFQRLTGRDVRFQTGTDEHGLKMAQKAAEQGITPRALADEMSQLFRDMCDALNVSYDVFQRTTDEAHHTASQAIWKAMEANGDLYLDRYEGWYSVRDEAYYDESELIDAEDSEGEKVRLSPQGTPVEWTAEESWFFRLSKYQQPLLDLYRDHPEFLQPDNRRNEMIRFVEGGLRDLSISRTSFDWGVKVPGSDDHVMYVWVDALTNYLTGLGYPKTDSDFGRYWTLDADILHIIGKDIVRFHTVYWPAFLMSAGLPLPKQVFGHGFLLNRGEKMSKSVGNVVDPMALAKGFGVDQLRYFLLADVVFGKDGSYSAEAIVTKTNADLANSFGNLAQRTLSMIFKNMDGRLADNYQAEAADKDLLDLVAKTTREEFPQAFNTLNLSGAIEAWRRAVFACNQYVDEQAPWALKKTDPQRMAMVLMTLFQAIRDLAICIQPIVPEAANQLLDQMGIDADQRSYAELANNEWYQQLVMRDWALEKPMPIFPRLEMPEGASTEAGKDAA is encoded by the coding sequence ATGTCTGAGCCTTTTTATATCACAACGGCGATCAGCTATCCCAATGGCGCGCCGCATATCGGCCATGCCTATGAGGCGATTGCCACCGATGCGATTGCCCGTTTCCAGCGGCTGACGGGCCGCGATGTGCGGTTTCAGACCGGCACCGATGAGCATGGACTGAAAATGGCACAAAAGGCGGCAGAGCAGGGCATCACGCCGCGCGCGCTGGCCGATGAAATGAGCCAGCTTTTCAGGGATATGTGTGATGCGCTGAATGTCTCTTATGATGTGTTTCAACGCACAACGGATGAGGCGCATCACACCGCCAGCCAGGCGATCTGGAAAGCGATGGAAGCCAATGGCGATCTTTATCTTGACCGCTATGAAGGCTGGTATTCCGTCCGCGATGAAGCCTACTATGATGAAAGCGAGCTGATCGACGCCGAGGATAGCGAAGGCGAGAAGGTTCGCTTGTCACCCCAAGGAACCCCGGTGGAGTGGACCGCGGAGGAAAGTTGGTTCTTCCGCCTGTCCAAATATCAGCAGCCCTTGCTTGATCTCTATCGTGACCATCCGGAGTTTCTCCAACCCGATAATCGCCGCAATGAGATGATCCGATTTGTCGAAGGTGGTCTACGCGATCTCAGCATCTCACGCACCAGCTTCGATTGGGGGGTGAAGGTACCGGGTAGTGATGATCATGTGATGTATGTCTGGGTCGATGCACTGACCAATTACTTGACTGGCCTCGGCTATCCGAAAACCGACAGTGACTTTGGCCGCTATTGGACGTTAGATGCAGACATATTGCACATTATCGGCAAAGATATAGTCCGTTTTCACACCGTTTATTGGCCTGCTTTTCTGATGAGTGCAGGCCTGCCGCTGCCTAAACAGGTGTTCGGCCATGGTTTCCTGCTCAATCGCGGTGAGAAAATGTCGAAATCGGTCGGCAATGTCGTCGATCCCATGGCGCTGGCTAAAGGCTTTGGCGTGGATCAGTTGCGCTATTTCCTGCTGGCCGATGTCGTCTTCGGAAAAGATGGCAGCTATTCGGCAGAAGCCATTGTTACCAAAACAAATGCCGATCTCGCCAACAGCTTCGGCAATCTGGCCCAGCGCACGCTTTCCATGATCTTCAAGAATATGGATGGTCGGCTTGCTGATAACTATCAAGCCGAAGCGGCAGACAAGGACCTGCTCGATCTAGTGGCCAAAACAACGCGCGAGGAATTTCCTCAAGCTTTCAATACGTTAAACCTCTCCGGCGCGATTGAGGCTTGGCGGCGTGCCGTTTTCGCCTGCAACCAGTATGTCGATGAACAGGCACCCTGGGCGCTTAAGAAAACAGACCCACAGCGCATGGCGATGGTGCTGATGACGCTGTTTCAGGCCATTCGCGATCTGGCCATTTGTATTCAGCCAATAGTACCCGAAGCCGCCAATCAGCTGCTCGATCAGATGGGGATAGATGCGGACCAGCGCAGCTATGCGGAGCTCGCCAATAATGAATGGTATCAACAACTTGTGATGCGAGATTGGGCGCTGGAAAAGCCCATGCCCATCTTCCCCCGCCTTGAAATGCCCGAAGGTGCAAGCACAGAAGCCGGGAAGGACGCTGCCTGA
- a CDS encoding TatD family hydrolase, producing MLVDSHCHLNYEGMTEDQPELLARARGAGVTAMLNISTRESEWGDVIATAEREDDVWASVGIHPHEADDHEDLALERLIAASEHPRVVGIGETGLDYYYDHSDRQRQQDSMRLHIAAARETGLPMIIHMRDAEEDTIRILGEERERGLFPCLIHCFTAGQAFADQMLHWDIPLSLSGIVTFKNARELQDVARKIPSDKLLIETDSPFLAPVPHRGKRGEPAYVRDTGEFVANLRGEEPQKLFEATALNFYQLFNKAQP from the coding sequence ATGCTCGTCGATTCCCACTGCCATCTCAATTATGAAGGCATGACCGAGGATCAGCCCGAATTGCTGGCGCGCGCGCGGGGGGCAGGGGTGACCGCCATGCTCAACATTTCGACGCGCGAGAGCGAGTGGGGTGATGTCATCGCCACGGCCGAGCGCGAGGATGATGTCTGGGCCAGTGTCGGCATTCATCCGCATGAAGCCGATGATCATGAAGATCTGGCGCTGGAGCGGCTGATTGCTGCTTCTGAGCATCCGCGCGTTGTTGGTATCGGCGAGACAGGTCTTGATTACTATTACGACCATAGTGATCGCCAGCGCCAGCAGGACAGTATGCGGCTGCATATCGCTGCTGCACGCGAAACTGGTCTGCCTATGATTATCCATATGCGTGATGCTGAAGAAGATACCATCCGCATATTGGGCGAGGAGCGGGAGAGGGGGCTATTCCCCTGCCTTATCCATTGCTTCACCGCCGGTCAGGCCTTTGCTGACCAGATGCTGCATTGGGATATCCCGCTGTCGCTGTCGGGTATTGTGACTTTCAAGAATGCGCGCGAATTGCAGGATGTTGCCAGGAAAATCCCTTCCGACAAGCTGCTGATTGAAACAGACTCGCCATTTCTCGCACCAGTCCCACATCGCGGCAAACGCGGCGAGCCGGCATATGTGCGCGATACCGGCGAATTCGTCGCCAATCTGCGCGGTGAAGAACCGCAAAAACTGTTCGAGGCGACAGCGCTGAATTTCTACCAGCTTTTTAACAAGGCACAGCCGTGA
- a CDS encoding MBL fold metallo-hydrolase, which yields MKLTLLGCGTSAGVPRIGNDWGDCDPKEPRNRRSRVSLHIEIPSEAGDSASIIIDTSPDLRNQCLDNDIHDLTHVLWTHDHADHCHGIDDLRPFVFRRKSQPLQGYARPYTADALNRRFGYVFAGDGGYVSIADMTVMENTGRDRAVTVAANVEIAAVDQPHGPVQSTGFRISHHGKSVCYATDFSEITDDMVSLYKGCDYLISDCLRREPHPTHAHLALALELAERSEVAHVVLTHLDKSMDYRTLCAEVGNRAIVGYDGWQVDL from the coding sequence GTGAAGCTAACATTGCTCGGATGCGGAACCTCTGCAGGCGTTCCGCGGATCGGCAATGACTGGGGTGATTGTGACCCAAAAGAACCGAGAAATCGCCGCAGCCGCGTCTCACTTCATATTGAAATACCATCAGAAGCTGGTGATAGTGCGAGTATCATCATCGATACCTCACCGGACCTTAGAAATCAGTGCCTTGATAATGACATCCATGATCTTACCCATGTGCTGTGGACGCATGATCACGCCGATCATTGCCATGGCATAGATGATCTGCGGCCCTTTGTTTTTCGTCGCAAAAGTCAGCCACTCCAGGGCTATGCGCGGCCATATACTGCAGATGCACTGAACCGACGCTTCGGCTATGTTTTTGCCGGAGATGGTGGTTATGTCAGCATTGCCGATATGACGGTAATGGAGAATACCGGGCGCGACAGAGCCGTCACGGTCGCTGCCAATGTAGAGATCGCTGCGGTTGATCAACCCCATGGCCCGGTCCAATCAACCGGTTTTCGTATATCGCACCACGGCAAGAGTGTTTGCTATGCTACGGATTTTTCAGAGATAACCGATGATATGGTGAGCCTGTACAAGGGCTGTGACTATCTGATCAGCGATTGCCTGCGCCGCGAGCCGCATCCAACCCATGCACATCTTGCGCTGGCGCTGGAACTGGCTGAGCGATCTGAAGTAGCGCATGTGGTGCTGACCCATCTCGACAAATCCATGGATTATCGCACATTATGCGCCGAGGTCGGCAACCGCGCCATTGTCGGCTATGATGGCTGGCAGGTGGACCTATGA
- a CDS encoding glycosyltransferase — protein MTKLAVIIPCYKVRSHIRNVIANIGPEIERIYVVDDKCPEESGQFVRDFITDKRIHVIMHEYNKGVGGAVVTGYRAALGDGMDIAIKVDGDGQMDPRLASVIAEPVIAGKADYSKGNRFHSVYNVRKMPVARLMGNAALSFITKLSSGYWSIFDPTNGYTAIHRTALSRLEFANIDERYFFETDMLINLGNSRAVVKDVAMEAIYADEESNLKIKKVLGQFLGKNLKEMIKRIVYTYYLRDFSLASAQLLLGAAMLLFGLVFGAIHWTGSITTGETASTGTIMVATLPIILGFQLLLSFLGFDISNEPKDVLQHYRHFPEEKALSRSAVTMHKARNERSDARINER, from the coding sequence ATGACCAAATTGGCCGTTATTATCCCCTGTTACAAAGTGCGCAGTCATATTCGTAATGTCATCGCGAATATCGGCCCCGAGATTGAGCGCATCTATGTTGTTGATGATAAATGTCCCGAGGAGAGCGGACAATTTGTCCGGGATTTTATCACCGATAAGCGCATCCATGTCATTATGCATGAGTATAATAAGGGTGTCGGCGGTGCCGTCGTCACCGGATATAGGGCTGCGCTTGGTGATGGGATGGATATTGCCATCAAAGTGGATGGTGATGGGCAAATGGATCCGCGTCTTGCCAGCGTCATTGCCGAGCCTGTGATTGCCGGCAAGGCTGATTATTCAAAAGGCAATCGCTTCCATTCAGTCTATAATGTCCGCAAAATGCCTGTGGCCCGCCTGATGGGCAATGCGGCTTTGTCATTCATAACCAAATTGTCGAGTGGCTATTGGAGCATATTTGACCCGACCAATGGCTATACCGCTATCCATCGCACAGCGCTTTCCAGACTGGAATTTGCCAATATTGATGAGCGCTATTTCTTTGAAACCGATATGCTTATCAACCTGGGCAATAGCCGCGCTGTGGTGAAAGACGTCGCCATGGAAGCGATTTATGCTGACGAAGAGAGCAATCTAAAAATTAAGAAAGTGCTGGGCCAGTTTCTTGGGAAGAATCTGAAGGAAATGATCAAGCGCATCGTCTATACCTATTATCTGCGCGACTTTAGTCTTGCTTCTGCACAACTTCTCCTAGGCGCTGCTATGCTGTTATTCGGGCTGGTCTTCGGTGCAATCCATTGGACAGGCTCGATCACAACAGGCGAAACCGCCAGCACAGGAACTATCATGGTGGCAACCTTGCCGATCATTTTGGGATTTCAGCTGCTGTTGAGTTTTCTCGGCTTCGATATATCCAATGAACCCAAGGATGTTCTTCAACATTATCGCCATTTTCCTGAAGAAAAGGCTTTATCGCGGTCTGCAGTGACTATGCATAAAGCGCGTAATGAGCGCAGTGATGCCCGCATCAATGAACGCTAA
- a CDS encoding GtrA family protein, with protein MSAVMPASMNAKSLLYQSTRFLIAGVVIFLFDYAVFWLSYAHLHETHLLAANIYGKVAGVILGFFLHKYWTFAGQQRHGSLAQSISYALLFLFTLVFSSALLYSLATFLMLPEAASRLFSDIASVAVSFAVSKWIIFRHADNPFG; from the coding sequence ATGAGCGCAGTGATGCCCGCATCAATGAACGCTAAATCGCTGTTGTACCAGTCCACGCGTTTTCTCATCGCCGGCGTGGTCATATTTCTGTTTGATTATGCTGTGTTCTGGTTGAGCTACGCCCATCTCCATGAGACGCATTTATTGGCGGCCAACATCTACGGTAAAGTTGCCGGCGTTATTTTGGGATTTTTCCTGCATAAATATTGGACATTTGCTGGCCAGCAACGCCATGGATCGCTCGCGCAATCGATCAGCTATGCGTTGCTATTTCTCTTCACTTTAGTGTTTTCCAGCGCTCTGCTCTATAGCTTGGCGACGTTTTTGATGCTGCCTGAAGCGGCCAGCCGGTTATTCTCCGACATCGCCAGCGTGGCGGTATCTTTTGCGGTCAGCAAATGGATCATCTTCCGGCATGCAGATAACCCGTTTGGATAG
- a CDS encoding glycosyltransferase family 39 protein: MAISFALFGENEYAMVLPSYLYYLALLAVIWLLMRRLAAQLTANLALLFLITMPLMAIQSTIANIDIVESFFLFLGFAFYLKATNSETPLRWAFLSGACVGLAFLTRETAIFIIPFYGLLFLFGFGMHRLHYFAVGFGFFAVWAVELLYLGIMTGDPLYRFNISLNHDSSIDRSIDVAGNMIIHPAIDPLLVLLINQEFMLLFWLAIPSGLWLGFSQSISAEQRRFIRLISLFGVVWFLCVAAATTLLPLNPRYFMPTAISACIILVLAIQQISFPVLRNTLIAALICTNLVGIMIENKAPLFGERTLVALADAYEEDVYTDPMSRYRANMLLRWKGRAEQVRGAPPVRGQLFFYNPGKVESPNRLMDASQQQQYTPNENWTLISEFQAKPDPVIAIVERIGFHNVMPKKIWNRLRYRHPDVRLYRIPAE, translated from the coding sequence ATGGCGATCAGCTTTGCACTATTTGGCGAGAATGAATACGCCATGGTGCTGCCGAGCTATCTCTATTATTTGGCACTATTGGCTGTAATCTGGTTACTGATGCGGCGTCTGGCGGCGCAGCTAACGGCAAATCTGGCTCTGCTTTTCCTAATCACTATGCCGCTAATGGCTATTCAATCGACCATCGCCAATATTGATATTGTCGAGTCATTCTTCCTGTTTCTTGGTTTCGCCTTCTATCTCAAAGCAACCAACAGCGAGACGCCATTACGGTGGGCATTTTTATCAGGCGCTTGTGTCGGTCTGGCATTTCTGACGCGTGAAACAGCCATTTTTATCATTCCATTTTATGGCCTGCTGTTCCTGTTCGGCTTTGGCATGCATCGTCTGCACTATTTTGCCGTCGGTTTTGGGTTTTTCGCTGTTTGGGCAGTTGAATTGCTCTATCTTGGCATCATGACAGGTGATCCGCTTTACCGGTTCAACATTTCGCTCAACCATGACAGTTCCATTGACCGGTCAATCGATGTGGCAGGCAATATGATTATCCACCCCGCTATTGATCCATTGCTTGTTCTCCTTATTAATCAGGAGTTTATGCTGCTTTTCTGGCTGGCAATCCCAAGCGGCTTGTGGCTTGGCTTTTCACAGAGTATTTCAGCGGAACAACGGAGATTTATTCGGCTTATTTCGCTTTTTGGCGTCGTCTGGTTTCTCTGCGTAGCTGCTGCAACAACGCTGCTGCCGCTCAATCCACGCTATTTCATGCCCACAGCCATATCGGCGTGCATAATATTGGTTCTGGCTATTCAGCAGATATCATTTCCCGTGCTTAGAAATACGCTGATAGCAGCTCTTATCTGCACCAACTTGGTTGGAATCATGATCGAAAACAAGGCGCCGCTTTTTGGCGAACGCACGCTGGTAGCGCTGGCCGATGCATATGAAGAGGATGTCTATACTGATCCGATGTCTCGCTATCGGGCAAACATGTTGTTACGATGGAAGGGACGAGCGGAACAGGTCAGGGGAGCGCCGCCGGTACGCGGGCAGCTTTTTTTCTACAACCCGGGCAAAGTTGAGAGCCCCAACCGGCTAATGGACGCATCGCAGCAACAGCAATACACGCCGAATGAGAATTGGACTCTCATTTCCGAGTTTCAAGCAAAACCTGATCCGGTTATTGCTATTGTTGAGCGCATAGGCTTTCACAATGTCATGCCAAAGAAGATTTGGAATAGGTTGCGCTATCGCCATCCTGATGTGCGACTTTATCGCATCCCGGCGGAATAG